A genomic segment from Candidatus Eremiobacteraceae bacterium encodes:
- a CDS encoding SNF2-related protein, translating to MLRFEEGVAPDRGGPPLGAWQANIPTQASIEGTFPKTIIAQGLAAFQRGKVRSLNLRRNDVVGTVADTETHTTTLTRDPSRLPLGMRCNCTCRYGYDCKHAVAALYTLIELSTRDTEPPPPAPATPVTGNGHATAGNGKSTANGEQRTNGSASVVTPAAPELLDLLTPHHESVVPRRRLWIVAGFDDRLGVFYARLCLDAPKLHGVPRTHGDLQQLYRTTRQANLTGEEWDRHDAALLADATLGSMFGTPADYALARATSEQTKALTNNFAQLLLRLISHPRVRYDDHLGAHPEAMPPVKIVLAPLHLRLSGTRGEQGDLDLSGVFVRPDGTTVDVAAVRPIDGTPAWLFDGGTFYLHDGSFSLRIVERLSASGSVHIASDEIPLFLERAHGFLDRGTAGALMVLPDDMALQTLMRLRWQGDGITVEPSIEDARSGANWRVTPQDFNPLQRVDSGKKGAEARYAYCNPALAQRLRARIEGAGCAPAHDVYEKLAAQRPDETVPQYDETSWRIEPVDAAYQFGTETLPAWRADYQLDMDDTVKSLVEGPKVLQVSVTVDGDEKPAQKAKGAKGAASLFGPIDWLEISVELLLDGQKLTADDIKALWQSTGRYHRLSDGQFIDLSSFALLREATGGFGGGLERGGKTRLTAAQMLSVYDDLAKACGDSELPEQLRALREAVRGFSGIEECEPPKHLAKILRPYQRRGLDFLAYLGHYAFGGILADDMGLGKTLQVLAYLERERQRRGSAPSLIVCPTSVTHTWVGEVARFTPQLKVQLLSAGAGREDVYAAAADYDLLVTSYALARRDAESLAKITFRTVVLDEAQQIKNPQAKISQVIKSLNAEQRLALTGTPIENSVLDLWSIMDFVMPGLLGNESHFRATFETPIMRDGDVEKQQRLAKRVQPFMIRRLKTQVAADLPSRTEQTIECEMTPSQRKAYKEVVLRARREIMREVDEHGIGRAQLSILAALTKLRQICNHPGLVGEHWREDEDASGKFTAFTELVDSIVDSGHRVLVFSSFTEMLGIMREAFDARNRAYAYLDGSTKNRAKVLEDFKREDGPPVFLMSLKAGGVGLTVTEADYVVLYDPWWNPAIERQAIDRTHRIGQTKPVTAYRLVTIGSVEQKIQALQQRKQALADSVISSDAAFAKSLTREDLDELFSAVTD from the coding sequence ATGCTCCGTTTCGAGGAAGGCGTCGCTCCCGACCGAGGGGGTCCACCGCTTGGAGCCTGGCAAGCGAACATACCCACGCAAGCCTCCATCGAAGGCACGTTTCCGAAGACGATCATCGCCCAAGGATTAGCCGCATTTCAACGCGGCAAGGTGCGCAGCCTGAACTTGCGGCGCAACGACGTCGTAGGCACCGTCGCCGATACCGAGACGCACACCACCACGCTCACGCGCGACCCGTCGCGCCTGCCGCTCGGCATGCGCTGCAACTGCACGTGTCGCTACGGCTACGACTGCAAGCACGCGGTCGCCGCGCTGTACACGCTCATCGAGCTCTCCACGCGCGATACCGAGCCGCCGCCCCCCGCGCCGGCCACGCCGGTGACCGGCAACGGCCATGCGACGGCCGGCAACGGCAAGAGCACTGCGAACGGCGAGCAGCGCACGAACGGCTCCGCAAGCGTCGTCACGCCGGCCGCGCCCGAACTGCTCGATCTGCTCACCCCGCACCACGAGAGCGTGGTGCCGCGCAGGCGCCTGTGGATCGTCGCCGGCTTCGACGACCGGCTGGGCGTTTTTTACGCCCGGCTCTGTTTAGACGCGCCCAAGCTGCACGGCGTGCCGCGCACGCACGGCGATCTGCAGCAGCTGTATCGCACGACCCGCCAAGCGAATCTCACCGGCGAGGAGTGGGATCGCCACGATGCCGCGCTGCTTGCCGACGCGACGTTAGGCTCGATGTTCGGCACGCCAGCCGACTACGCGCTCGCCCGCGCGACGAGCGAGCAGACCAAAGCGCTGACCAACAATTTCGCGCAGCTGCTGCTGCGCTTGATCTCTCACCCGCGCGTCCGCTACGACGACCACTTGGGCGCCCACCCTGAAGCGATGCCGCCGGTCAAGATCGTGCTGGCTCCGTTGCACCTGCGGCTGTCCGGCACACGCGGCGAGCAGGGCGATCTCGATCTCTCGGGCGTCTTCGTGCGGCCCGACGGCACGACCGTCGACGTAGCCGCGGTGCGTCCGATCGACGGCACGCCCGCGTGGCTTTTCGATGGCGGCACGTTCTATCTGCACGACGGCAGCTTCAGCCTGCGCATCGTCGAGCGCCTATCGGCCTCGGGCAGCGTGCACATCGCGTCGGACGAGATCCCGTTGTTCTTAGAGCGCGCGCACGGATTCCTCGATCGCGGCACGGCTGGCGCGCTCATGGTCCTGCCCGACGATATGGCGCTTCAGACGCTGATGCGGCTGCGCTGGCAAGGCGACGGCATCACGGTCGAGCCATCGATAGAAGACGCGCGCAGCGGTGCGAACTGGCGCGTGACGCCGCAAGATTTCAATCCGCTGCAGCGCGTGGACAGCGGCAAGAAAGGCGCCGAGGCGCGCTATGCCTACTGCAATCCGGCGTTGGCGCAGCGCTTGCGCGCGCGCATCGAAGGCGCCGGCTGCGCACCTGCGCACGACGTGTACGAGAAGCTCGCGGCGCAGCGGCCTGACGAAACCGTGCCGCAGTACGACGAGACGAGCTGGCGCATCGAACCGGTCGACGCCGCGTATCAGTTCGGCACCGAGACGCTGCCCGCGTGGCGCGCGGACTACCAGCTCGACATGGACGACACGGTCAAGTCGCTGGTCGAAGGACCAAAGGTCCTACAAGTATCGGTCACGGTCGACGGCGACGAGAAACCGGCGCAAAAGGCCAAAGGGGCGAAGGGCGCCGCGAGCCTCTTCGGTCCGATCGATTGGCTCGAGATATCGGTCGAGCTGCTGCTCGACGGACAAAAGCTCACGGCAGACGACATCAAAGCGCTGTGGCAGAGCACGGGGCGCTACCACCGTCTCTCGGATGGCCAATTCATCGACTTATCCTCGTTCGCGCTGCTGCGCGAAGCGACCGGCGGATTCGGCGGCGGCCTCGAGCGCGGCGGCAAGACGCGGCTCACCGCGGCGCAGATGCTTTCGGTCTACGACGATCTCGCCAAAGCGTGCGGCGACTCCGAGCTTCCCGAGCAGCTGCGCGCGTTGCGCGAAGCGGTGCGCGGCTTCTCCGGCATCGAGGAGTGCGAGCCGCCCAAACATCTCGCCAAGATCTTGCGCCCCTATCAGCGCCGCGGCCTCGATTTCCTGGCCTATCTCGGGCACTACGCGTTCGGCGGCATCTTGGCCGACGACATGGGACTCGGCAAGACGCTGCAAGTGCTGGCGTACCTCGAGCGCGAGCGGCAGCGGCGCGGCAGCGCGCCCAGCCTCATCGTCTGCCCGACGTCGGTGACGCACACCTGGGTCGGCGAAGTCGCTCGTTTCACCCCGCAGCTCAAGGTGCAGCTGCTGTCCGCCGGGGCCGGACGCGAAGACGTCTACGCCGCCGCCGCCGACTACGATCTGCTGGTCACGTCGTACGCGCTGGCGCGGCGCGATGCGGAGAGCCTCGCGAAGATCACGTTCCGCACCGTCGTGCTCGACGAAGCGCAGCAGATCAAGAACCCCCAGGCGAAGATCTCGCAGGTCATCAAGTCGCTCAACGCCGAGCAGCGGCTCGCGCTCACCGGCACCCCGATCGAGAACTCGGTGCTCGACCTATGGTCGATCATGGATTTCGTCATGCCTGGGCTGCTCGGCAACGAAAGCCACTTCCGCGCCACGTTCGAAACGCCGATCATGCGCGACGGCGACGTGGAGAAGCAGCAGCGTCTGGCCAAGCGCGTCCAGCCGTTCATGATCAGGCGGCTCAAGACGCAGGTCGCGGCGGATCTGCCGTCGCGCACCGAGCAGACGATCGAGTGCGAGATGACGCCGTCGCAGCGCAAGGCGTACAAAGAAGTCGTGCTGCGCGCGCGGCGCGAGATCATGCGCGAAGTCGACGAGCACGGCATCGGCCGCGCCCAGCTTTCCATTCTCGCCGCTCTCACGAAGCTGCGCCAGATCTGCAATCATCCGGGCCTCGTCGGCGAGCACTGGCGCGAGGACGAGGATGCGTCGGGCAAGTTCACCGCCTTCACCGAGCTGGTCGATTCGATCGTCGATTCCGGCCACCGCGTGCTCGTGTTCTCTTCGTTCACCGAGATGCTCGGCATCATGCGCGAGGCGTTCGACGCACGCAACCGCGCGTACGCGTACCTGGACGGCTCGACCAAGAATCGCGCCAAGGTGCTTGAGGACTTCAAACGCGAGGACGGTCCGCCGGTCTTCTTGATGAGCCTCAAGGCGGGCGGCGTCGGGCTCACCGTGACCGAAGCGGATTATGTCGTGCTCTACGATCCGTGGTGGAACCCGGCGATCGAGCGCCAGGCCATCGATCGCACGCATCGCATCGGTCAGACCAAGCCTGTGACGGCATACCGGCTGGTGACGATCGGCTCGGTCGAGCAGAAGATCCAAGCACTCCAACAACGCAAGCAGGCGCTTGCCGATTCGGTCATCTCAAGCGACGCGGCCTTCGCCAAGAGCTTGACGCGCGAAGACCTAGACGAGCTCTTCTCCGCCGTCACCGACTAG
- a CDS encoding aminotransferase class I/II-fold pyridoxal phosphate-dependent enzyme, translating into MDDSDLRRLLARGLDGIAAWERRWRAIEPDATLAVEPGAADAAIDELLERLHDNYPFFHPDYAGQMLKPPHPVALAAYLTAARINPNNHALDGGPATAALEREAVANLAQMFGYDRHLGHLTSSGTIANLEALWAASRLHPGKRIAFSSEAHYTHARMCELLGVQTSVLPVDARGKLDVRALEDADAMRDVGTIVVSAGTTSSGAIDPIDTVTRRARERGWRVHADAAYGGFFTLIAGEAAAKMDPAPWAALAHCDSIVVDPHKHGLQPYGCGCVLFADPAVGALYKHDSPYTYFTSDELQLGEISLECSRAGASAAALWTTLRVLPLHARDGLGPELLRCRSAASAAVERAQRGGLLAPVIAPELDIVTLAPLRRGERAAASAISERTEKLFAATLRDRRRPFYIAKWRVSAMLGRKALPAVQWDADECAVIRCVLMKPEHATVVDDLVSALERWPDL; encoded by the coding sequence TTGGACGACTCGGACCTTCGCCGGCTGCTCGCGCGCGGACTCGATGGGATCGCGGCGTGGGAGCGGCGCTGGCGAGCGATCGAACCGGACGCCACGCTTGCGGTCGAGCCGGGGGCAGCCGACGCGGCGATCGACGAGCTGCTCGAGCGGCTTCACGACAACTATCCCTTCTTCCATCCCGACTACGCCGGCCAGATGCTCAAGCCGCCGCATCCCGTCGCGCTGGCGGCCTATCTCACCGCGGCGCGCATCAACCCGAACAACCACGCGCTTGACGGCGGACCCGCCACTGCGGCGCTCGAGCGTGAAGCGGTCGCGAACCTCGCGCAGATGTTCGGCTACGACCGGCATCTGGGGCACCTCACCAGCTCGGGCACGATCGCGAATCTCGAGGCGCTGTGGGCGGCGTCGCGGTTGCACCCAGGCAAACGCATCGCGTTTTCGAGCGAGGCTCACTACACGCATGCCAGGATGTGCGAGCTTCTCGGCGTTCAGACCTCGGTGCTTCCGGTCGACGCCCGCGGCAAGCTCGACGTGCGCGCCTTGGAGGACGCAGACGCCATGCGCGACGTCGGCACGATCGTCGTCAGCGCAGGCACTACGTCGAGCGGGGCGATCGATCCGATCGACACCGTGACGCGCCGCGCCCGCGAGCGCGGTTGGCGCGTCCATGCCGACGCCGCGTATGGAGGCTTCTTCACGCTCATCGCCGGGGAGGCGGCGGCGAAGATGGATCCTGCGCCCTGGGCGGCGTTGGCGCACTGCGATTCGATCGTCGTCGACCCGCACAAGCACGGGCTGCAGCCGTATGGCTGCGGCTGCGTGCTCTTCGCAGACCCGGCGGTCGGCGCGCTCTACAAGCACGATTCACCTTATACGTACTTCACATCGGACGAGCTGCAACTGGGCGAGATCAGCTTGGAATGCTCGCGCGCAGGTGCGAGCGCTGCCGCCCTGTGGACGACGCTGCGCGTGCTGCCGCTGCACGCGCGCGATGGGCTGGGCCCCGAACTGTTGCGCTGTCGCAGCGCCGCATCGGCCGCGGTCGAGCGCGCGCAACGCGGCGGCCTGCTCGCCCCGGTGATCGCGCCTGAACTCGACATCGTGACGCTCGCGCCGCTGCGTCGCGGCGAACGCGCGGCCGCAAGCGCGATCTCCGAGCGGACCGAAAAGCTCTTCGCCGCCACGCTGCGCGATCGGCGGCGGCCTTTCTACATCGCCAAGTGGCGCGTGAGCGCGATGCTGGGACGAAAGGCGTTACCGGCGGTCCAGTGGGATGCCGACGAGTGCGCGGTCATCCGCTGCGTGCTCATGAAGCCGGAGCACGCGACCGTCGTAGACGATCTCGTCAGCGCGCTCGAGCGCTGGCCGGACCTCTAG